The genomic DNA GGACATGGACGAACCGGAAGAAAACATGGCGACAATGCTAGCAATGCTAAAAAGTTTCAGAAAGGAGCATGCAGATGCGTGTAAAGAAACCAAAAGTACTTTGGCAAGGCTGGAATCCACCATGAAAGATGTCGCAGAACGTACAACGACACTTGAACAACAAATGGCGGACACGCATCAAAGAGTAAGTGACACCGAAGACCAGCAGCACCGCCATGAAAGAGCGATTCNNNNNNNNNNNNNNNNNTTGTAGATCAGTAGTTCACAGAAAGCATACAATCCACCGTCATTATGTGATCTACTGTCAATATGTAATCCACTCTTAACATGGGATCCATTATAAACATGTGATTCAGTGTCAAAATGTGAtctattgtgaaaatgtgatcTACTGTCAATATTTGATCCACTGTAAACATGTGATCTACTGTCAATATGTAATCCACTCTCAACATGGGATCCATTATAAACAGGTGATCCACTGTCAAAATGTGATCTACTGTCAATATTTGATCCACTCTTAACATGGGATCCATTATAAACAGGTGATCCACTGTCAAAATGTAATCTATTGTCAAAATGTGATCTACTGTCAACATGTGATCTACTGTCAACATTTGATCAGCTGTAAACATGTGATCAGCTGTAAACATTCGATCTACTGTCAACATGTAATCAGCTGTAAACATGTGATCTACTGTCAACATGTGATCAGCTGTAAACATGTGATCTACTGTCAATATTTGATCCACAGTAAACATGTGATCTACTGTCAATATTTGATCCACTGTAAACATGTTATCTACTGTCAACATGTGATCAGCTGTAAACATGTGATCAACTGTAAACATGTGATCTACTGTCAACATGTGATCAGCTGTCAACATGTGATCTACTGTCAACGTGTGATCAGCTGTAAACATGTGATCAGCTGTAAACATGTGATCTACTGTCAAAATGTGATCCACTCTTAACATGGGATCCATTATAAACACGTGATCCACGGTTAAAATGTGATCTATTGTCAAAATGTGATCTACTGTCAATATTTGATCCACTGTAAACATGTGATCTACTGTCAACATGTGATCAGCTGTCAACATGTGATCAGCTGTAAACATGTGATTAGCTGTAAACATGTGATTAGCTGTAAACATGTCtgcatgcagcttttctcgagtttttgaaaaattatcaGTTGATTCAATCTTCTGAAATCATCTGACTGGTCAGTTTCTAACCACAGCTTTTAACTTTATGAtgcttagttttattttaagcaatgaAAAAAACCCTCATGATTGTGTTTATATTTAGATGTTAAATTAAGGTCCTTTTGGAGAGAAAGTAGTTTCatacatatttacatatttgGGCTTCAACTTCAACTGCTACTCGTTTGgtttaacatattttacatCTGTCGcaattttttctgttgtacTGTGTGCTACAAAAGCATCTTTTGCTGAAATTAGTTCTCAATCATCATTGCATGATTTTCAGAAGCTATGTCTTCACTGAGGACTGAGAATGGAAGTTGTTTGTTCCAGTTTGGAGTTTTTCTCTCCTGAGTCTAAAATCTGAGACATGCAAAGGATCTGTGAGGGCAGCATCTGTACGTCTGTCAGGGTTCAGTGAACACAGAAGTGTGTGAAAAACTGTGGTGATTATGAGTATGAAGACGTGCATAAATATCTGGCCTAATATTAATACTGTTTTGTAATTAATCTCATTTGGGTGCAGGATGCATTGTCATATTTCAAGATAGCGTCAGCAAAACTCCCTGAACCTCTGAAGTACTCACAATCTGCTTAAGGATGGTGCTGCCGATGCTTGGCATTCCGATAGTCAGAGGCAGCTTGTATCCGAATCCCCGACCGAACTCCACCATCTGTAGCTGGGCGGTGTCCCGGACGCCCTCCAGGGCCACAACCAACAGAGCACTGACTCCTGCAGGCCCGCAAAGACATttggaaatgtgtgtgtgtaggtgtgtgtttgAGGGGGGGTGTCATGATATAGTACCCGACTGTCTCAGCAGATCTGATTCCTGCTCCAGTTTCATGATGTCCTCATCGAGGCCATCTGAGAAGATCACCAGCACCTAGACAGCGGGGGAGGGGCACATTAGCATGATTGTAACGAGTTAGCTTGATTTTGACAAGTTAGCTTGATTGTAACACGTTAGCTTGATTTTCATGAGTTAGCTTGATTTTGACACTTCAGCTTGATTTTGATACGTTAGCTTGATTGTAACACGTTAGCTTGATTTTGACACGTTAGCTTGATTGTAACACTTTAGCTTGATTGTAACATGTTAGCTTGATTCTGACGAGTTAGCTTGATTGTAACACGTTAGCCTGAATTTGACACGTTAGCGTGATTGTAACACTTTAGCATGATTTTGACACATTAGCTTGATTTTGACACGTTAGCTTGATTGTAACACTTTAGCTTGATTTTGACACGTTAGCTTAATTTTACACATTAGCTTGATTGTAACACGTTAGCCTGATTTTGACACGTTAGCTTGATTTTGACACTTTAGCTTGATTTTGACGAGTTAGCTTGATTGTAACACGTTAGCCTAATATTGACACGTTAGCTTGATTTTGACACTTTAGCCTGATTGTAACACTTTAGCTTGATTTTGACGAGTTAGCTTGATTGTAACATGTTAGCTTGATTTTGACACGTTAGCTTGATTGTAACACTTTAGCATGATTTTAACACGTTAGCTTGATTTTACACGTTAGCTTGATTGTAACACGTTAGCCTGATTTTGACTCGTTAGCTTGATTTTGACACGTTAGCTTGATTTTGACGAGTTAGCTTGATTGTAACACGTTAGCCTGATTTTGACTCGTTAGCTTGATTTTGACACGTTAGCTTGATTTTGACTCGTTAGCTTGATTTTGACACGTTAGCCTGATTTTGACACGTTAGCTTGATTTTGACACGTTAGCTTGATTGTAACACTTTAGCATGATTTTAACACGTTAGCTTGTTTTTTCACGTTAGCTTGATTGTAACACGTTAGCCTGATTTTGACTCGTTAGCTTGATTTTGACACGTTAGCTTGATTTTGACTCGTTAGCTTGATTTTGACACGTTAGCCTGATTTTGACACTTTagcttgattttgacacattaGCCTGATTTTGACACGTTAGCTTGATTTTGACACTTTAGCTTGAATTTGACACGTTAGCTTGATTTTGACACTTTAGCTTGATTTTGACACGTTAGCTTGATTGTAGCACGTTAGCATGATTTTGAATACTTCACCCTTTAGCTTTTAGCATATTCAGTGCTTGCATTTAGGGTTGGTAAAAGACGTAACACACCAGTGGAAATGGAATGTTTCTCAGATACATTTTCAGCAAGAATAGACTTGTTCATCTTCGGTCTGTTTCATCAGAATAACACGTAATCTGACTCCTTTATAAAGCATTCTGTAAATGGTTACAAATGTCTGTCTTTATTGGGATGATCTGGACTGAATTTGATCACAAAAACGTcatcttatttttgtttgcttggaTACAAGAGTCTGGTTATGAATAAACTGAAGGAAAGTGTCTAAAGAATCTGACGCTTTAACTGCCAACTAAagtaaaagctgaaataaaaatgcttttctgcTCAAACGTCTCTCCTTATGTTGAAGAGTCCTAATGCTGGTTCTGCTTACAGACTGAGCTCTGGCCCTTCCTCGCTGACCTCCTGTctgaaacacaaatatatatatttacatttgtgaacGGTCTGACTCCTAAATATTTATCTGAGCTGAGAACTCTAGGAGAACCAAACCTACAGAAGAACCATCTCTGTGGTAGCTGCTCCACGTGGTGAATGGGGAAGCATTTGTCAGGGGGTTTTAAATATAACATgagctttcattttaaatagtaTTCTTTTTTGGTATTTGTGAAGCATGGCAGAAATGAACAGCATCAAGACAAAAGGGGATTTCTGCTAAAATACAGAGTTTCCATAAAGAAGAGAGGCTTTAATGAGAAAGATGAGTGTAGATGGGCAAGAAGACTGGAGTTCCTCTGCAAACATTCCTGGTGTTTCTGCCTCTGATTGTTGGAATCATCTCCATACATGTTGTCTGAATGCAGTTGGCAAATAAGCTAAAGGCCTTTGTTCAGGAAGAGGTTCAGAGtttctagctccgcccccactCACCTTCACTCCGGCTCCGGACTGGGCCCTGAACTTCTCCTGGAAGGACCTCAGCATGGCGCTGTTGAAAGAGGTGGACTCGGACAAACTGGACGACATGACTTTCCTCAGCACGTCCTCATCGTGGGCCTCAAAGTTAAAGTCGTAGAGGACGCGTCCATCCACGCTCACCACTCGGTAGGCCAGGTTGCTCTGCACGGGGGTGTTGGTGCAGCACAGGCGGGGAACCGTTGAGAGGTACCGGGCAATTTCCGGCAGGAAGGCCTGCAGCTTGTTGTGGCCGCTGACCAGAGTCTGTCCGGGAACTCTTCTTGCAGAGATGTCAAAGCCCATGGCGATGTCGATGGTGCAGGCTGTGGTGCAGGAGAACCCGAGGTCAGTCACGACTGCTGGAAGCTCGGGTTAAAGGGGACTTTAAACTCACCGGATGGATCTCCGCTGGGTTTTGACTTGCAGATGGTGTCGACCACCTTCTGTTTGATGTTCTCCAAGCTGCCAAAGTTCTGCACCGTGAAGAGCCTCTGTGGGGTGCCGGtgatctgcagcagctccaaaTCGTGGACGTCTCCAATGCCAATGGCAAACATCTCGATCCCGAGAGCCCTGAGCTCATCAGCTGGAACCTCCACGTCATCCTGAGACTCTCCGTCAGTGATCAGCACCAGATTCTGGGAGATGCCTTCAGACCGCCGGCTTCCCCGCAAGCTTTCAAAATATGCCCTGATCTCCTTCAGAGCCAGTCCGATATTGGTGCCCCCACCAGTCTGTGTCATGCCCAGGATGTGGTCCGACACCTCCGCCTCTGTGCTAAACTGGTTCAAGTAGAACTCGTGCTGGAATTGGCTGCTGAACTGGGCCAGTCCGACCCGAACCATCTCCTGGCTGACTCTGAAGCTTTTCACCAGCTCGGTGGTGAAGTTCTTCATGAGGGCATAGTCCCCCGTTTGGATGCTGCCAGACTGATCCACCAGGAACACCAGGTCAGCCTGCTGCTTCTCACACACTGCAAAAAACATAGCAAGCATCTATCATGCAGAGCTGGAGAACCAGAACCGTCACACCTGGATCCCAACAAACACAGAACATGGAAACACATGACGTGAAGTGGATCAACCACGTCTCTAAAGCAGAACATGCTCAGCACTGAATGACCTACTTCTTCATCTTAGAGGAAGAGGTCTAACTGAACCTTCTGGATCCATGTCTCAGACTTTCTGCTGAACTCTGTCCAGAACTTTAGATTGTCcatgacttttgttttgctgaAGCTACTCCGTGAAGATTGGGAGGAACATCAGAAGCTATCTGTGGTGTGACGCTCATTCTTACCTGGTTTGGTGAAGTTGCAGAGTTCCTGcgtgatgtttttgtagagacGCTCCAAGGCAGCAAAGTTGTCCACAAAGAACACTTTTGACTTGTCTTGACCGGCCATGATCTCCAGCTGCGTCCTGTTAGCCCCCTTTACTCCGATGCTGAAGACGCTGACTCCTTTTCCTCTCAGCGCCTCTGACGGCTCAAGCAGGTTGTTCCGGTCGGTGGCGTCTCCATCTGTGATCACCATCAGGATCTGAGGGACCTGCAGCTGTGCTCGCCCTCCATTCTCTGCACTGAAGAACTGCAAGCAGAACTTCAGAGCCTTGCCGGTGTAGGTGTCTCCAGATGGGGGCTGGAGGTCTGATACGGCTTTGAAGACCTCCTGTCTGGTGTTGTACTGGTCCAACTTGAACATCATCTTTGGGTCATTGGAGTAGAGAAGGACACCGAAGCGAGTCAGGTTCTGACCGACGGTGGTTTGGTTCACTATGGACAGCATGAACTTCTGCATGCTTCTGAAGTTCTCCAGAGAAATGCTGGTGGAACCGTCCACCAGGAAAATGATGTCCGCCCTCTCGGTCTTCTTGCAGTCTGGATGAAAATTGAACAGGATGGTGGTCAGAAACATGTAGAGTGAGGAATCTAATTCATGTTCACTCTGTATAATGTTTGCAGAATGCAGACAAATTGGTTCAAGTGTTGTCATGactttttacttcctgtttaaccctttaacagtgaagctttagctccagtgttcacCGTAACTCTCAATGAACAGAAAGGACAGATGCCGCATTGTGAAGATAGGCAGCACTTTAAAGGAGTGGAGTGATATTCTTGACTACTGTAACATGCAAACACCTTCTCAGGATTTTTTTGGGAGGTTTtctaggagtttttccttacagagAAGAAGGGTCTGAGGACAGGGAttaccagtttagtttagtttagcaaccagctattgtttatattttatgaccaaccttctgcttctgtacaactacagacatgaagcccaatgaggcgaCTGTTTGGGGATAttgggctatagaaataaaatggaattgaattgaatttacgACTCTATGTACAAAGATTGTTAAGTAGTACTTCACTACCATCATAGTAAGGTCAGCTTAAAGACTTCACACTTACTTTAAGGTAAAAGGGTGAACGTTTTTGTATTTGGTAAAGTTTGTTTGCACTTCACAATAGTAAAATGTAAACACTTCACAGAAGTCATTCCAATAGGTtctgctcagtccagttattttatatacagtctatggtcaacctgcagagaaaacatgaGGTGATGCAGATAGTACGATGCTGCTCCTTCAGGGGGCGCTAAGCCAACAGGCGTTTCTGCTGCTGTcctccaccagggggcagcaTCAATGAACCTATTGTtcttccttgtttttctttctttttttttatttaacttgtcctgaccaacagctgagccaacagatatggctgagagcttctagtgttggtcagattttactgtcacaacagggatttattgagtataaacccctgttgtattcaATACTAAATCTGCTACACTTTTGCAGGTCCTGAACAAGAGCTCAGGTAAAACCTGAAACCGTGGATCCTGCACAGGTGTGTTTCCTGAAACACACCTGTGCAGGTGAGTCAAGGAAGAGCCTCACCTCTCTCTGGGTCACACAGTTGCAGAGCCACCTGACTCTCCAGGTCCTTCAGAGCATCAAAGTCTCTCCCAGAGTACATCCTGTCATGTGACCCACTGATCTCCAGCAGCTGCGTGGTGTTGGCATCGACCACTCCGATGGCGTAAATCTTCACCCCTTTTTCCCTGAGCGCTTGCGCCGGGCCTCGGACCTCATCCTGAGCCTGTCCGTCGGTTACCACCACCAGCCTCTGCTGCAGTTGTGGACGCCCTCCAAACGCTGACTCAAAGTACTGCGCCACGGCGGTGAGGGCGTCGCCCGTCAGAGTGCCCCCTCCCAGCTGCTGCATGCCATCGATGGCCAGCAGCATTTCCTCCTTGCTAAAGTAACGGCGGAGGTTGAACTCCAGCTGCTGGCTGGAGCTGAACTGCAAGACACCAACGTGCACCTCGTTCTTCCCAATGAAGGACCTGCTGATGACAGACTTCATGAAGTCTTTCATTTTCTCGTAGTCTTCTGGATAGATGCTGCCGGAGCTGTCAATCAGGAAGATCAGGTCTCCTGGTAAGTCCTTGCAAACTGTGGACAGAACAGCAGAGAGATCAGTTTGTCTGTCATGGCGGCACCAGGAAGCATCTCAGGTAAGTTCTTCTGCAGGAAGAAGGTACGGCCTGGTTCCCACAGTTTCCTATTCTGATGGGATTGTGTTAACCTGACCCACTGGAGGACACGCTAAGACATATCAGTGCCGTAGCCCGGAATTAAACCACCACTCCTTCTGACTGGACTCAAATCCTCTGAGCCACATGTCCTTCAAGACTCAGAACCCATACGGGTCGAACCCCCTGCATAGGTTCATGGGATTAAATAGGAGACCAGAAGTTGCACATCTAACAGCTTGAGAAGAACTTTGAGTTGATACCCTGTAGGACCAGGAAAGTTCTGGATTCTTTCTCACCGTCTGCAGAGCAGATGTCTGTGATCACATTGTCCTTGATGGGGTTCAGGGCATCAAAGTTATTGACGAAGAACATCCTCCTCGGGTCTCCAGAgatctcctgcagctcctctgtgtCTGCGTCCTTTACCCCAATGGCGTAGATGGTGACTCCTCTGGCCCTCAACAGCTCTGCTGGTCCCTTCACCTGGTCAGCAGACTTCCCATCCGTGATGACCACCAGGTATGCTGGGACTTTGTGGCCCCGAGAGTCTTTGGCTTTGTCAAATTGAGTTCCCATGAAAGTCAGAGCCCTTCCAGTTTCTGTCCCACCCCCCAGCTGTTTAATGTCCAGCACCGCTGTCTCCAGACTCTGAGCATCCGTGTACGTTTCCAGTCCAAACTCCAAGTTTGGAAAATCTGCATACTTTGCCACGCCTATGCGGACATACTGCGGCCCGATGCGGAAGGTCTGGATGAACTCAATGATGAACTTCTTCATGTCTTGGAAGTCCAATGGGAAGATACTGCCAGAGTGGTCAATCAGGAAGAAGATGTCTGCTTCATCTGTCTGGACACATCCTGTAAAGGAGAAGCAGACGTTTCCGGTTAGATCTCAGTGGGTTAGGGTTAGGTGGAATTCATCGGGTTTGGATTAACGTCATTCTGGATCTTAGAACCTTCTTTGATGGCGCTGCTTCGGCCCACGGCTGTCACCGCTTGGCGCAGGATGTTGTAGCAGAGCACTTTCTGTAGCTTCAGTTTCAGGGGGGTCAGTTCAGCAAAGCTGTTCACAATGAACACATGCTCATTGGGGGGGTGGGTGGCCATCTGAATCAGCTCCACCTCGTTGGCATTTTCCACTCCCACAGAGTAAACAATGACCCCAGAGCGGCGAAGAAAAGCTGCCGCCTCAAGCACGCTGTCCTGAGATTCCCCGTCTGTGATCACcactgccacctgctggacaCCCGCATTGGTCCTGCTGCCCCTCTCCTTGGTGAAGACGCTCTCACGGGTAAAGTTCAGAGCAGCTCCAGTCTTGGTTCCTCCTCCGCTGTAAGGCAGGATCTTGATGAAGTTCAGAAGATTCTGCTTGTTCTTGAAGGTGTTGAGGTAGACCAGCGCCTCGGCCTTGTCGTTGTACAGGACGACGCCCACGCGGACTCTGTTTTGACCCACATCCAGCCCACTCACGATGGAGTGCACAAACATGCGGACCAGCTGGAAGTTAGCTGTTCCGATGCTTCCGGACTGATCGATGATGAAGACAATGTCTGCCACTTTGGCCGCTCTGCAGTCTGTGGACAGAGGAACAAAGACTCGGTTCATGGAGGACTGGAACTATTTCTATTCATGTTTGTGAAGACAGATTCTTTACCTTGGGTCAGATCAGGATCTGCTTCCTGTTGTTTAAAGATCGCTCTGAGTGTCGGTGCCGCATTTGGAATGGGGATCTGGTAGACGTACGGGGAAGTGGCAACCACGCTCATTTCTGTCATGGATGCTCCGACACTCATTCCAACCACGGTTATGCCGGCAGACTTGATCAGACGGGAGGCCTTGTACACAGAGTCATTGGAGTCCTTCCCGCTCAGAACAACCAGGAACTGTCGGGCGCCCACTGCTGCCCGGCCCCCTGCCTCCTCGGTGAAGAAGTTGGCGCTGGCGTACTTTAAGGCGGCGCCCAGGTTACGTGGATCGGAGGCCAGGGGCCGAGAAAGGCGGAAGCGCTTTATGAAATCCTGGATTTCCTCTTTGGTGTTGTACTTGTTGAGCAGGAACTCCACCTTCACCTCCCTGCCGTACTGAGCCAGGCCCAAACGGTAGGCAGACACGCTGAAGTTCAGCTGATTGGTGAGTCGGTTGAGGAGGGTCTTGACCTCCGTCTGAGAAAGGCCGCTGTCCACCAGGAAAAAGATGTCCGCAAACCTTTCCGCCAATGCTGGAAGACAAAAACAGGGTGAGCTCTGAGACCAGGCTGCATAGATGAAACCAAGACAGCAGAACTCTGCCTGTGTGTTCTAGTATCACTGTAGGACAGGTCAGagaagatgaaaacattaaCATGGTCAGAAGACCTGACATGATGCTACGGTGTCCAAGTCTTTCTCTTCTCTGGAttgaaaactgatttttttattttaattcactttAATCAACTGCAGATGTGAAACCTCTTGACTGACTATGTCGGCCATGTTGACTTGGACACATTCTGCAGAGAACAGACTCAGAACCATAGGAACGAGGAGGAACTGATCGTCCATGTGATGTTCTGGATCCTAAAGCCAAACTCTGAACCAAAAGTATACTTCTAAAGTggttttctaccttcctttaaGGCCCGAAGCGCTCTACAGTCATAGATCCAATCACTCATCCACACGCTGACggcagctctgctgctgaacactcgCGCCAACCTTTAGGAGAAATAAGGGagtcttgcccagggacacttCGACATACGGGTCAGCAGACCAGGAACCAAATCTGTAACCTTTTTTCAGGGGTTGACCGCTATACCTCTGCTCCTTTTTCTGCTCttaatatgatatttttctgtagttcaagttattctaGTTATGAACTGATTAATCAAATGCCTCagaaaagtaggtggagcctgcagGCCCCGTATCCAAAGTTAAAAATTTTGGTTGACAGATTTGGTGCAGCCTGTTTTCAAGTGGTAgtggtgtggccttccaacaaactcactcctgattggtgagtgtggttgccatagaaacaatgactcagaccgacttgaaccaatcacagctcactgacgacgtctggctccaacaaggTGATGTCTGTATCATGAAAGTATGGTGACTGAATcaacttcatttggttggagccagaatcAAACCTGAATTCtattggggtgggggggttacgCCAAGTCctgttctctgatacagtcactGGTTGAAAATCAGGGACGAGGCCTCGCATGAGAAGGCTGCAGGTTCAGCTCTCGCTCAGACCACCCACGGTGCTCCCGGTGGGGCCTTACATGGCAGCTGTGGCGTTGAGAGCTTTagatccaacacattctcactcccagctcaTCATATAacgacgtttggttaaggacccctccgccccactttttgatgtgctggctgttgcTATTAAATCATGGAttcccaacctccgggctgtgAACCGGAACCGGTCCAATACTGCCACATGAAATGCACTGGTACAaaaacctggtactggtaccctaaccagaCACTAGAgcagatgcagtaccggatgcaAACCAGTGCTGGGTTAAGGATAGGGTACCAATACTGGAtgcgtcccaaggaccagtccacATCCGGTACCGAATCCCAAGGGTTGCggcttgattttacaaacagccagcacaagTTGTGTGTCCTCAACAAAAAACGACAagatggggacacccaaaatgtcagaaAGTGACGCTGAGGGATAatcaaccaaacgtcaatatgtgacgagttggagatgagaatgtgttgctagGGCTCAAAGGAGGAGGGAAGGCCTCATAACCCACATTCCCCCTCACACCCGCCTTCCCAGAAGTGTGTGTGACTCGGTCTCGGCTTACCCAGCCTCTGGTCCTCCATGGACACGCAGATGGTCTGCAGCAGGCTGCCGGTCAGCCTTTGCAGGGCCTGGTAGCTGTCTATGGTGAACAGGAAGCGCTGTGCGGGCCGGTTGGCGATGGACTGGAGCTCCTGCAAGTTGGCCTGTCCCACGCCGATGCCAAACACAATGACCCCCTGCTGGCGCAGCTCCTGAGCAGGCGCCTCAACTTCGTCTGCCGAGTCCCCGTCTGTGATCACCACAGCAATCTGAGGCACCTGTTGCTTGGCCCGGCTCCCCGCCTCCTCTATAAAGTACCGAGACAGCAGGAAGCTGATGGCCTTGCCCGTCTCCGTCTGCCCAGTTCTGTAGGGTAACCTCTCGATTGCAGCCAGCAGGGATGAAGCGTCGGAGTGGTCCTTCAGCAAGAACTCCTGGTGGGGGTCGTCGCTGTACTGAGCCAAGCCAA from Oryzias melastigma strain HK-1 linkage group LG16, ASM292280v2, whole genome shotgun sequence includes the following:
- the col6a4a gene encoding collagen alpha-6(VI) chain isoform X2, translated to MAGRPLLCLVMAMCFHGNAAQDTECVRATVADIVFLVDGSSSIGIENFQEVRLFLRKVVSGLDIGPDKVRIGLAQYSDDPHQEFLLKDHSDASSLLAAIERLPYRTGQTETGKAISFLLSRYFIEEAGSRAKQQVPQIAVVITDGDSADEVEAPAQELRQQGVIVFGIGVGQANLQELQSIANRPAQRFLFTIDSYQALQRLTGSLLQTICVSMEDQRLALAERFADIFFLVDSGLSQTEVKTLLNRLTNQLNFSVSAYRLGLAQYGREVKVEFLLNKYNTKEEIQDFIKRFRLSRPLASDPRNLGAALKYASANFFTEEAGGRAAVGARQFLVVLSGKDSNDSVYKASRLIKSAGITVVGMSVGASMTEMSVVATSPYVYQIPIPNAAPTLRAIFKQQEADPDLTQDCRAAKVADIVFIIDQSGSIGTANFQLVRMFVHSIVSGLDVGQNRVRVGVVLYNDKAEALVYLNTFKNKQNLLNFIKILPYSGGGTKTGAALNFTRESVFTKERGSRTNAGVQQVAVVITDGESQDSVLEAAAFLRRSGVIVYSVGVENANEVELIQMATHPPNEHVFIVNSFAELTPLKLKLQKVLCYNILRQAVTAVGRSSAIKEGCVQTDEADIFFLIDHSGSIFPLDFQDMKKFIIEFIQTFRIGPQYVRIGVAKYADFPNLEFGLETYTDAQSLETAVLDIKQLGGGTETGRALTFMGTQFDKAKDSRGHKVPAYLVVITDGKSADQVKGPAELLRARGVTIYAIGVKDADTEELQEISGDPRRMFFVNNFDALNPIKDNVITDICSADVCKDLPGDLIFLIDSSGSIYPEDYEKMKDFMKSVISRSFIGKNEVHVGVLQFSSSQQLEFNLRRYFSKEEMLLAIDGMQQLGGGTLTGDALTAVAQYFESAFGGRPQLQQRLVVVTDGQAQDEVRGPAQALREKGVKIYAIGVVDANTTQLLEISGSHDRMYSGRDFDALKDLESQVALQLCDPERDCKKTERADIIFLVDGSTSISLENFRSMQKFMLSIVNQTTVGQNLTRFGVLLYSNDPKMMFKLDQYNTRQEVFKAVSDLQPPSGDTYTGKALKFCLQFFSAENGGRAQLQVPQILMVITDGDATDRNNLLEPSEALRGKGVSVFSIGVKGANRTQLEIMAGQDKSKVFFVDNFAALERLYKNITQELCNFTKPVCEKQQADLVFLVDQSGSIQTGDYALMKNFTTELVKSFRVSQEMVRVGLAQFSSQFQHEFYLNQFSTEAEVSDHILGMTQTGGGTNIGLALKEIRAYFESLRGSRRSEGISQNLVLITDGESQDDVEVPADELRALGIEMFAIGIGDVHDLELLQITGTPQRLFTVQNFGSLENIKQKVVDTICKSKPSGDPSACTIDIAMGFDISARRVPGQTLVSGHNKLQAFLPEIARYLSTVPRLCCTNTPVQSNLAYRVVSVDGRVLYDFNFEAHDEDVLRKVMSSSLSESTSFNSAMLRSFQEKFRAQSGAGVKVLVIFSDGLDEDIMKLEQESDLLRQSGVSALLVVALEGVRDTAQLQMVEFGRGFGYKLPLTIGMPSIGSTILKQIDTVADRKCCNVMCKCSGHEGLRGSRGPPGPKGGSGQKGYPGFPGEEGVAGDRGFPGPSGPPGLQGCSGPRGQKGVRGLRGSRGEDGEDGLDGVNGEQGVAGKDGARGERGDSGDPGIPGIRGVQGLKGQRGLRGDLGQPGADNTDTGPKGERGNPGQPGAPGLDGRPGESGVNGNRGPEGRQGLPGEKGPPGPPGSDGEPGSAGPSGAQGSKGDRGQPGQRGIPGFPGRQGDPGPAGPSGSAGRLGANGQKGEQGEPGIPGAPGPQGPRGAAGQDGRDGFGPEGPKGVKGDPGFPGFPGLEGEAGLKGPKGLQGRKGSQARGGNSGLPGESGVNGDPGYPGHRGPRGSPGGKAMSECQLITYIRDNCACTSDHSECPAYPTELVFGLDMSDDVTPAAFERQRSALLALLEDINIAESNCPSGARVAVVGFNQRSMHLIRFQDYRRKSQLIDAVKNIAPEKTKNKRFLGGAMRFVGQNLFKRVRAGMMVRKVAVFFSSGPTQDAEDVVTAVMEYRGLQIVPVVISLRNAPAVRAAVEVDDSGNSIFVLLGRPQNQLSDLKKVKNCAICYDPCRRSEDCAFIQDPPPPQQMAVDLAVVVDGSREVQADEFAGAQQLLGSVLEQLAVSAEPSQARVAVVQQGSAQAPKLEFGLQTFQNRDLMKRHLLQNMQQQGGPSLLGRTLEYTLREVLPRADQTRRKRVLLTVLATRTAYEDRSALRSASQRAHCDGVALFVLTVGDRYNQTQVEELASSPVQQHLIHVDRLGAEGRSYAQRFFRVFLSALSKGTNQYPPLSLRAACSDLNGQGGVEKLDQSEVRGDGLVVVSGVRVNEPQGVLQPELTSFNLKDACLQPLDQGSCQEYAMMWFFSSTENKCAPFWYGGCGGNQNRFVTEEECQNTCVEGQ